Proteins encoded within one genomic window of Solenopsis invicta isolate M01_SB chromosome 10, UNIL_Sinv_3.0, whole genome shotgun sequence:
- the LOC105197716 gene encoding vacuolar ATPase assembly integral membrane protein VMA21 homolog, with the protein MSGTGKETTELQAFKTVLYHSVVILALPVISFFTSKIFLFDGILGLNNVPSSVYSAGVAVIVLHIALGVFIYRAYFDDRSKTPAIKRD; encoded by the exons ATGTCAGGCACAGGCAAG gAAACAACCGAACTGCAAGCATTTAAAACGGTCCTTTATCATAGCGTGGTAATACTCGCGCTACCTGTGATATCTTTCTTTACAagcaaaatttttctatttgatG GTATATTAGGTCTCAACAATGTGCCAAGTAGCGTGTATTCGGCTGGGGTTGCAGTGATCGTATTACACATTGCTTTAGGAGTTTTTATATATAGAGCGTACTTCGACGATCGATCAAAGACACCGGCAATTAAAAGagattag
- the LOC105197714 gene encoding 97 kDa heat shock protein isoform X2, translating to MAAMSVIGIDFGNESCYVAVARAGGIETIANDYSLRSTPSCVAFSGKNRILGVAAKNQMVTNVKNTIHGFKRLLGRKYNDPQVQSELRSLPFRITPQADGSIGIHVQYLEEEHVFSPEQITAMLFTKLKDISETALQTAVNDCVISVPSYFTQTERQALLDAAKIAGLNVLRLFNETTATALCYGIYKQDLPAPEAPPRNIVFVDCGNASLQVSVCAFHKGKVKMLASAADSQLGGRDIDVILTEHFCKDFKTRYNIDARTNPRAYLRLLAETEKLKKQMSANSTSLPLNIECFMEEKDVHGDMKRSDMEALCAHLFDRVEKTLKQCLSDSKLKLEDIHAVELAGGSSRVPAIKRLVEEVFGRPTSTTLNQDEAVARGCALQCAMLSPAVRVRDFSVTDIQPYPLKLTWDATQGEEGEMEVFGHNHPVPFSKMLTFYRTSPFTLTASYSVPPSCYPQTYIGTFTIKNVKATPEGESAKVKVKVRVNLNGILTIASASLIEKREPTQQEKEEEEAQQQQQQQQQNNMDVDSQATDKKDKPDQDAQANEPPAPEGDDKGDDKSRKKVPIRTIDLPIEANVCGLSQRDLDAAVEKEGKMVAEDKQEKERVDARNALEEYVYDLRAKLSDEDELATFITETDKEQLCNTLDDTENWLYEEGEDCQRQIYSERLTRLKSQGEPIKERKSEFEGRSVALEELGVALQLAKKGLDQIKTSSGKDDKYSHLTEEEIKIVEKTVQEKWTWLEEKRILLASTLRTQQPPVTVAQIRAEKLSMDSVVLPILNKPKPKAEPPKEDKPKDKSADEQKNNQNAQGNSHSQSNQQQQQTEEEKMDVE from the exons ATGGCTGCGATGTCCGTGATCGGAATCGACTTTGGGAACGAGAGCTGTTACGTGGCCGTGGCCCGTGCCGGTGGCATCGAGACCATCGCCAACGACTACAGTCTTCGCAGTACTCC ATCATGTGTGGCATTCAGTGGAAAAAACCGGATACTCGGGGTGGCAGCTAAGAACCAAATGGTGACTAATGTGAAAAATACCATTCATGGTTTCAAAAGATTATTAGGTAGAAAATATAATGATCCACAAGTCCAGAGCGAATTGCGATCTCTTCCATTTCGAATAACTCCACAAGCGGATGGAAGCATTGGTATACAT gtACAATATTTGGAAGAAGAACACGTCTTTTCGCCGGAGCAAATTACTGCTATGCTCTtcacaaaattgaaagatatttcCGAAACAGCGTTACAAACTGCTGTTAATGATTGTGTCATATCAGTTCCTTCGTACTTTACCCAAACTGAACGTCAGGCTCTGCTTGACGCCGCTAAGATTGCAGGCCTTAACGTTCTAAGATTATTTAATGAAACTACTGCGACTGCTCTATGTTATGGTATTTATAAGCAAGATTTGCCGGCGCCAGAGGCGCCTCCTAGAAACATTGTTTTTGTGGATTGTGGCAACGCCAGCTTGCAAGTGAGCGTCTGTGCCTTTCATAAAGGCAAAGTTAAG atgTTAGCAAGTGCTGCTGATAGTCAATTGGGTGGAAGAGATATCGATGTTATTTTGACGGAACACTTCTGTAAGGACTTTAAAACACGATACAACATCGACGCACGTACCAATCCGCGGGCGTACTTAAGATTACTAGCAGAAACAGAGAAACTGAAGAAACAAATGTCTGCTAATTCAACTTCCCTGCCTTTAAATATCGAGTGCTTTATGGAGGAGAAGGATGTCCACGGCGATATGAAGCGTAGCGATATGGAAGCGCTATGTGCTCATCTATTTGATCGAGTTGAAAAAACTCTTAAACAATGTTTGTCGGATTCGA AATTGAAGCTAGAGGACATTCATGCAGTTGAACTGGCGGGAGGATCGAGCCGCGTTCCCGCTATCAAACGTTTGGTGGAGGAAGTTTTCGGTCGACCGACATCGACGACGCTGAATCAAGACGAAGCGGTTGCTCGTGGCTGCGCATTACAATGCGCTATGTTGAGCCCTGCCGTGCGTGTCCGTGATTTTTCCGTTACAGACATACAACCTTATCCCTTGAAACTGACGTGGGATGCTACTCAAGGCGAAGAAGG cgAAATGGAAGTATTCGGGCATAATCATCCTGTGCCATTCTCAAAAATGTTGACATTCTATCGTACAAGTCCATTTACATTAACTGCTAGTTACAGCGTGCCACCTTCATGTTATCCTCAAACATATATTG GAACGTTCACGATAAAGAATGTAAAGGCTACGCCGGAAGGTGAATCGGCAAAAGTCAAGGTGAAGGTAAGAGTGAATTTGAATGGTATTTTAACCATTGCGTCGGCTTCGCTTATTGAAAAACGCGAGCCAACTCAacaagagaaagaagaagaagaggcccagcaacagcagcaacaacagcaacagaATAACATGGATGTTGATTCGCAAGCGacagataaaaaagataaaccTGATCAAGATGCACAGGCTAACGAACCGCCAGCTCCAGAG GGAGATGATAAGGGCGATGATAAAAGTAGGAAAAAAGTTCCAATTCGTACAATCGATTTACCCATCGAAGCTAATGTTTGCGGACTATCTCAACGAGATCTCGATGCTGCAGTAGAAAAAGAA GGCAAAATGGTTGCTGAAGATAAACAGGAAAAAGAACGAGTTGACGCGCGTAATGCCTTGGAAGAGTATGTTTATGATCTGCGTGCTAAATTATCTGACGAAGATGAATTAGCTACGTTCATTACAGAAACTGATAAAGAACAGCTATGTAATACATTAGATGATACTGAAAATTGGCTCTATGAAGAAGGAGAAGATTGTCAACGACAGATTTACTCGGAGCGACTAACGCGCTTGAag TCTCAAGGGGAACCAATAAAGGAAAGGAAATCAGAATTTGAAGGGAGATCTGTTGCATTGGAAGAATTAGGAGTGGCATTACAATTGGCTAAAAAAGGCCTGGATCAAATAAAAACATCGAGTGGAAAGGATGACAAATATTCTCATTTAACGgaggaagaaataaaaatagttgagAAAACTGTGCAAGAGAAATGGACATGGCTGGAGGAGAAACGTATTCTGCTTGCGAGCACGCTTCGCACCCAACAACCGCCGGTTACCGTGGCGCAAATTCGGGCCGAGAAACTA TCAATGGACAGCGTGGTACTACCTATTCTTAACAAGCCTAAACCTAAAGCGGAACCGCCAAAAGAGGATAAACCAAAAGACAAGTCTGCCGATGAACAAAAGAATAATCAAAATGCGCAAGGCAACAGCCACAGTCAATCtaatcagcagcagcagcaaacGGAGGAAGAAAAAATGGATGTTGAGTAA
- the LOC105197714 gene encoding 97 kDa heat shock protein isoform X1 has product MAAMSVIGIDFGNESCYVAVARAGGIETIANDYSLRSTPSCVAFSGKNRILGVAAKNQMVTNVKNTIHGFKRLLGRKYNDPQVQSELRSLPFRITPQADGSIGIHVQYLEEEHVFSPEQITAMLFTKLKDISETALQTAVNDCVISVPSYFTQTERQALLDAAKIAGLNVLRLFNETTATALCYGIYKQDLPAPEAPPRNIVFVDCGNASLQVSVCAFHKGKVKMLASAADSQLGGRDIDVILTEHFCKDFKTRYNIDARTNPRAYLRLLAETEKLKKQMSANSTSLPLNIECFMEEKDVHGDMKRSDMEALCAHLFDRVEKTLKQCLSDSKLKLEDIHAVELAGGSSRVPAIKRLVEEVFGRPTSTTLNQDEAVARGCALQCAMLSPAVRVRDFSVTDIQPYPLKLTWDATQGEEGEMEVFGHNHPVPFSKMLTFYRTSPFTLTASYSVPPSCYPQTYIGTFTIKNVKATPEGESAKVKVKVRVNLNGILTIASASLIEKREPTQQEKEEEEAQQQQQQQQQNNMDVDSQATDKKDKPDQDAQANEPPAPEVSMDKTRRNSDADDDGKGAGGSAPSYSSRILSWFSSGDDKGDDKSRKKVPIRTIDLPIEANVCGLSQRDLDAAVEKEGKMVAEDKQEKERVDARNALEEYVYDLRAKLSDEDELATFITETDKEQLCNTLDDTENWLYEEGEDCQRQIYSERLTRLKSQGEPIKERKSEFEGRSVALEELGVALQLAKKGLDQIKTSSGKDDKYSHLTEEEIKIVEKTVQEKWTWLEEKRILLASTLRTQQPPVTVAQIRAEKLSMDSVVLPILNKPKPKAEPPKEDKPKDKSADEQKNNQNAQGNSHSQSNQQQQQTEEEKMDVE; this is encoded by the exons ATGGCTGCGATGTCCGTGATCGGAATCGACTTTGGGAACGAGAGCTGTTACGTGGCCGTGGCCCGTGCCGGTGGCATCGAGACCATCGCCAACGACTACAGTCTTCGCAGTACTCC ATCATGTGTGGCATTCAGTGGAAAAAACCGGATACTCGGGGTGGCAGCTAAGAACCAAATGGTGACTAATGTGAAAAATACCATTCATGGTTTCAAAAGATTATTAGGTAGAAAATATAATGATCCACAAGTCCAGAGCGAATTGCGATCTCTTCCATTTCGAATAACTCCACAAGCGGATGGAAGCATTGGTATACAT gtACAATATTTGGAAGAAGAACACGTCTTTTCGCCGGAGCAAATTACTGCTATGCTCTtcacaaaattgaaagatatttcCGAAACAGCGTTACAAACTGCTGTTAATGATTGTGTCATATCAGTTCCTTCGTACTTTACCCAAACTGAACGTCAGGCTCTGCTTGACGCCGCTAAGATTGCAGGCCTTAACGTTCTAAGATTATTTAATGAAACTACTGCGACTGCTCTATGTTATGGTATTTATAAGCAAGATTTGCCGGCGCCAGAGGCGCCTCCTAGAAACATTGTTTTTGTGGATTGTGGCAACGCCAGCTTGCAAGTGAGCGTCTGTGCCTTTCATAAAGGCAAAGTTAAG atgTTAGCAAGTGCTGCTGATAGTCAATTGGGTGGAAGAGATATCGATGTTATTTTGACGGAACACTTCTGTAAGGACTTTAAAACACGATACAACATCGACGCACGTACCAATCCGCGGGCGTACTTAAGATTACTAGCAGAAACAGAGAAACTGAAGAAACAAATGTCTGCTAATTCAACTTCCCTGCCTTTAAATATCGAGTGCTTTATGGAGGAGAAGGATGTCCACGGCGATATGAAGCGTAGCGATATGGAAGCGCTATGTGCTCATCTATTTGATCGAGTTGAAAAAACTCTTAAACAATGTTTGTCGGATTCGA AATTGAAGCTAGAGGACATTCATGCAGTTGAACTGGCGGGAGGATCGAGCCGCGTTCCCGCTATCAAACGTTTGGTGGAGGAAGTTTTCGGTCGACCGACATCGACGACGCTGAATCAAGACGAAGCGGTTGCTCGTGGCTGCGCATTACAATGCGCTATGTTGAGCCCTGCCGTGCGTGTCCGTGATTTTTCCGTTACAGACATACAACCTTATCCCTTGAAACTGACGTGGGATGCTACTCAAGGCGAAGAAGG cgAAATGGAAGTATTCGGGCATAATCATCCTGTGCCATTCTCAAAAATGTTGACATTCTATCGTACAAGTCCATTTACATTAACTGCTAGTTACAGCGTGCCACCTTCATGTTATCCTCAAACATATATTG GAACGTTCACGATAAAGAATGTAAAGGCTACGCCGGAAGGTGAATCGGCAAAAGTCAAGGTGAAGGTAAGAGTGAATTTGAATGGTATTTTAACCATTGCGTCGGCTTCGCTTATTGAAAAACGCGAGCCAACTCAacaagagaaagaagaagaagaggcccagcaacagcagcaacaacagcaacagaATAACATGGATGTTGATTCGCAAGCGacagataaaaaagataaaccTGATCAAGATGCACAGGCTAACGAACCGCCAGCTCCAGAG GTGAGCATGGATAAGACAAGACGAAACTCAGATGCTGACGATGATGGAAAAGGTGCTGGGGGCTCTGCCCCTTCCTACTCCTCCAGGATTCTCTCTTGGTTCAGCTCG GGAGATGATAAGGGCGATGATAAAAGTAGGAAAAAAGTTCCAATTCGTACAATCGATTTACCCATCGAAGCTAATGTTTGCGGACTATCTCAACGAGATCTCGATGCTGCAGTAGAAAAAGAA GGCAAAATGGTTGCTGAAGATAAACAGGAAAAAGAACGAGTTGACGCGCGTAATGCCTTGGAAGAGTATGTTTATGATCTGCGTGCTAAATTATCTGACGAAGATGAATTAGCTACGTTCATTACAGAAACTGATAAAGAACAGCTATGTAATACATTAGATGATACTGAAAATTGGCTCTATGAAGAAGGAGAAGATTGTCAACGACAGATTTACTCGGAGCGACTAACGCGCTTGAag TCTCAAGGGGAACCAATAAAGGAAAGGAAATCAGAATTTGAAGGGAGATCTGTTGCATTGGAAGAATTAGGAGTGGCATTACAATTGGCTAAAAAAGGCCTGGATCAAATAAAAACATCGAGTGGAAAGGATGACAAATATTCTCATTTAACGgaggaagaaataaaaatagttgagAAAACTGTGCAAGAGAAATGGACATGGCTGGAGGAGAAACGTATTCTGCTTGCGAGCACGCTTCGCACCCAACAACCGCCGGTTACCGTGGCGCAAATTCGGGCCGAGAAACTA TCAATGGACAGCGTGGTACTACCTATTCTTAACAAGCCTAAACCTAAAGCGGAACCGCCAAAAGAGGATAAACCAAAAGACAAGTCTGCCGATGAACAAAAGAATAATCAAAATGCGCAAGGCAACAGCCACAGTCAATCtaatcagcagcagcagcaaacGGAGGAAGAAAAAATGGATGTTGAGTAA
- the LOC105197713 gene encoding caseinolytic peptidase B protein homolog, translated as MSRLCILKLRSMIKNTATVETRFHRMRVKSGDHFNNATCWNCQRGYAQYSSLLAPRLYPLNKLLDRIFFNLSAMPSTTARENDDEYDKKYDKKRYKHLGMLLSSLGLAVVFCDASHFKEKRFFRAVQYGNIAELKKCIADGIDVNTRHQMGWTALQTAAINQREDVIKILLDNGADINAGDNFVNVYKTAMEKGLHSLDVLMKREEEFSDRLNNRATFKGFTALHYAVLADSKACVKALLDGGANPTIENEAGYRAVEYTKEGEIREMLVKHAIKYDEMVKEKEAEERRRFPLEQRLKQHIVGQEGPISIVASTIRRKENGWIDEEHPLVFLFLGSSGIGKTELAKQLAAYIHKNKLDAFIRLDMSEYQGKHEVAKLIGAPPGYVGHDDGGQLTKLLKKCPSAVVLFDEVDKAHPDVLTVLLQLFDEGRLTDGKGKTIECKNAIFIMTSNLGSEEIAEHALQLRAEAERLLNHRLVNTSNEDQEPEHIEISRNFKDQVVRPILKNHFRRDEFLGRINEIVYFLPFSRAELIELVARELKAWSTRAKERHMIELKWDREVLSVLADGYDVHYGARSIKYEVERRVINQLAAAHERGELGKGCCVLLKAKWHESGATITLSVQQKGSKKFVDIIETDKLTKNISTKFL; from the exons ATGTCACGACTGtgcattttaaaattacgttCCATGATAAAAAATACCGCCACGGTGGAGACGCGTTTCCATCGAATGCGCGTCAAAAGTGGCGATCATTTCAACAACGCTACGTGCTGGAACTGTCAGAGAGGTTATGCCCAGTATTCCTCGCTGCTCGCACCTCGACTGTATCCATTGAATAAATTGTTGGACAGAATTTTCTTCAATCTCTCTGCGATGCCCTCGACAACTGCGAGAGAAAATGATGACGAATACgataaaaaatatgacaaaaaacGTTACAAGCATCTCGGTATGCTCTTAAGCAGTCTTGGGCTTGCAGTGGTTTTTTGTGATGCTTCACATTTTAAAG agaaaagattttttcgTGCTGTCCAATATGGTAATATTGCAGAATTAAAGAAG TGTATAGCAGATGGCATTGATGTAAATACCAGACACCAAATGGGTTGGACAGCATTGCAGACTGCTGCTATAAATCAAAGAGAAGATGTCATAAAAATTCTATTGGACAATGGTGCTGATATAAATGCAGGAGATAACTTTGTTAACGTATATAAAACTGCTATGGAAAAGGGCTTACATTCATTGGAtg ttCTTATGAAAAGAGAGGAGGAGTTTTCTGACCGACTAAATAATCGAGCTACTTTCAAAGGTTTTACAGCCTTGCACTATGCTGTGTTAGCAGATTCGAAAGCTTGTGTGAAAGCATTGTTAGATGGAGGAGCAAATCCAACTATAGAAAATGAAGCTGGATATCGGGCAGTTGAATATACTAAAGAAGGCGAAATCAGAGAGATGCTCGTCAAACATGCCATTAAATATGACGAAATGGTAAAAGAAAAG GAAGCGGAGGAACGTCGCAGATTTCCATTAGAGCAACGTTTAAAGCAACATATTGTAGGACAGGAAGGACCAATTTCCATTGTTGCTTCTA cgatcagaagaaaagaaaatggttGGATAGATGAGGAGCATCCACTAGTATTTCTCTTCTTGGGTTCGTCAGGCATTGGCAAAACCGAATTAGCCAAGCAATTAGCTGCTTATATTCATAAGAATAAATTAGATGCTTTTATTCGATTGGATATGTCGGAGTACCAGGGAAAACATgaagttgcaaaattaattggtGCACCACCAGG atACGTGGGACATGACGATGGTGGACAATTAACgaagcttttaaaaaaatgtccttCTGCCGTTGTATTATTTGATGAGGTTGACAAAGCGCATCCTGATGTTCTAACTGTTTTGCTACAGCTTTTTGACGAG GGAAGACTAACTGACGGTAAAGGAAAAACAATCGAATGTAAAAATGCTATCTTTATAATGACATCAAATTTAGGAAGCGAGGAAATAGCAGAACATGCATTGCAACTCAGAGCAGAAGCTGAAAGATTATTAAATCATAGATTAGTCAACACTTCTAACGAAGATCAAGAACCAGAACATATTGAGATATCTCGTAATTTTAAGGATCAAGtg GTgcgaccaatattgaaaaatcattttcGGAGAGACGAGTTTTTGGGAAGAATAAatgaaattgtatattttttaccattttctCGAGCAGAATTAATAGAATTGGTTGCCAGAGAATTAAAAGCATGGTCTACACGTGCAAAAGAAAGACATATGATCGAATTAAAATGGGATAGAGAAGTTTTATCGGTATTAGCAGATGGATATGATGTCCATTATGGCGCTCGTTCTATCAAATATGAAGTGGAAAGACGTGTTATTAACCAGTTAGCAGCGGCTCATGAACGTGGGGAACTTG gtaAAGGATGTTGTGTATTGTTAAAAGCAAAGTGGCACGAAAGTGGAGCAACTATAACCCTTTCTGTTCAACAAAAGGGCTCGAAAAAGTTTGTGGACATCATAGAAACAGAtaagttaacaaaaaatattagtacaaaatttttataa